From Pseudobdellovibrio exovorus JSS, a single genomic window includes:
- a CDS encoding helix-turn-helix domain-containing protein — protein MAKGLFIAKPSDPVLSENPSSLTDEWLDSYEAAQFLKVSVAMLRNMASNGQIPFYKLGRRNRYKRTELNALLLKNKRGLHEH, from the coding sequence ATGGCAAAAGGGCTTTTTATTGCAAAACCATCTGACCCAGTGTTATCAGAGAACCCAAGTTCTTTGACAGATGAATGGTTAGATAGTTATGAAGCAGCTCAATTTTTAAAGGTATCTGTGGCTATGTTGCGAAACATGGCCAGTAATGGCCAAATTCCATTTTACAAACTTGGCCGACGAAACAGATACAAACGAACCGAATTGAACGCTCTCTTATTGAAAAATAAAAGAGGGCTACATGAGCATTAA
- a CDS encoding DNA primase family protein — translation MSNKSKPARFVVDSFLSSEFFNKTAQAPELIYNSGRFYQWKNGCYYETTEENIKTAFTHWAYKQKNFDNTKRNADEALHHIKTKCQVPNLTKNTFLNKTSGYYLAFQNGIVDMDQAINSFFEADVLPHTPIFFNVAQIPYSYVEKSECPIWHKIITQILPNPIDRQLLQEWIGYHFIPGLSFSKMMFFEGHGANGKSVVLLVLRLLLGAENVSSIPLSAFEPDKTFKLASTDGKLANICEEGGQVNRRVEEALKQYVNGGTFTVERKFKDPFQMNPSAKITVATNDFPQFNEKTDGIWRRILYIKFGVTINPKDQKREYLEQDFWLKSGELEGILNWALEGASRLTSNNSFTSSERKKEELLRLKMNSNSIRLWIADRFESIPNFTQPTEIILKTLKMDIESGLVPRVKYPDLFQEIESQFKNAKRPSNAIMYQGKRTRVIIGVKFNPTHSTQENTN, via the coding sequence ATGAGCAATAAATCAAAACCCGCCAGATTTGTAGTCGACAGCTTTTTAAGTAGCGAATTTTTCAATAAAACAGCTCAAGCCCCTGAGCTAATATATAACAGTGGACGTTTTTATCAGTGGAAAAATGGCTGTTATTACGAAACAACAGAGGAAAATATCAAAACAGCCTTTACGCATTGGGCTTATAAGCAAAAGAACTTTGATAATACAAAGAGAAATGCAGACGAGGCTCTTCACCATATTAAAACCAAATGCCAAGTTCCAAATCTTACAAAAAATACTTTTTTAAATAAGACCAGCGGTTATTATCTGGCTTTTCAAAATGGTATTGTTGATATGGACCAAGCTATTAACTCATTTTTTGAAGCTGATGTACTTCCTCACACCCCTATATTTTTTAACGTAGCCCAAATTCCTTACTCCTATGTAGAAAAATCAGAGTGTCCAATTTGGCATAAAATTATCACTCAGATACTGCCAAATCCAATAGACAGACAACTACTTCAAGAGTGGATTGGGTATCATTTTATACCCGGTCTTTCATTTTCCAAAATGATGTTTTTTGAAGGTCATGGAGCAAATGGCAAAAGTGTCGTGTTGTTAGTTTTACGTTTACTGCTCGGGGCAGAAAATGTTTCATCTATACCTCTTAGCGCCTTTGAACCTGATAAGACTTTTAAATTAGCATCTACGGATGGAAAACTCGCCAACATTTGTGAAGAAGGTGGGCAAGTAAATAGAAGAGTAGAGGAAGCTCTGAAACAATATGTAAATGGCGGCACATTTACAGTCGAAAGAAAGTTCAAAGATCCTTTTCAAATGAATCCATCAGCCAAGATAACTGTAGCAACTAATGACTTTCCGCAATTTAACGAAAAGACTGACGGCATCTGGAGACGGATTTTGTATATCAAATTTGGAGTAACCATTAACCCCAAAGATCAAAAAAGAGAATATCTAGAGCAAGATTTTTGGCTTAAATCTGGTGAACTTGAAGGAATTTTAAACTGGGCCTTAGAAGGCGCCAGCAGACTTACATCAAACAACTCTTTTACATCTTCAGAACGTAAAAAAGAAGAACTGTTACGCCTAAAAATGAATTCAAACTCAATCCGCTTATGGATTGCTGACAGATTTGAGTCTATTCCTAACTTTACTCAGCCCACAGAAATTATTTTGAAAACTCTAAAGATGGATATAGAAAGTGGCCTTGTCCCAAGAGTAAAGTATCCTGACCTGTTTCAAGAAATTGAATCCCAGTTCAAAAATGCCAAACGTCCGTCAAATGCTATTATGTATCAAGGCAAACGAACGCGCGTAATTATTGGAGTGAAATTCAATCCGACACACTCAACACAGGAAAATACTAATTAA
- a CDS encoding helix-turn-helix domain-containing protein, with translation MAQNETIDIKALYKKKRRKLPRLRVGEAIEESGLTYMEIAERLGLNHYQNITKLKGAENISFKKLCALALALECKVKDLYEE, from the coding sequence ATGGCCCAAAATGAAACGATAGATATTAAGGCCCTGTATAAAAAGAAACGGCGAAAACTCCCACGGTTGAGAGTTGGCGAGGCGATTGAGGAAAGTGGCTTAACCTATATGGAAATAGCCGAGCGGCTTGGATTAAATCACTACCAAAACATTACTAAGTTAAAGGGTGCTGAAAATATCTCATTTAAAAAACTCTGTGCCTTGGCCCTTGCCCTTGAATGTAAGGTTAAAGACCTCTACGAGGAATAG
- a CDS encoding helix-turn-helix domain-containing protein yields the protein MSNNLKINTVLKRLMHEHGETLISLSKATGVPKSTISEWLSNRTPNPVQAVKVANELGVSLHFLLFGEDDAQEAFQKIMKEDFFKGTFEISIKKVKVSTK from the coding sequence ATGTCTAACAACTTAAAGATCAATACTGTCTTAAAACGCCTTATGCACGAACACGGCGAAACTCTGATTTCTTTATCAAAAGCGACTGGAGTGCCGAAATCGACTATCTCCGAATGGTTAAGCAATAGAACTCCCAACCCCGTTCAAGCCGTAAAAGTGGCTAATGAGCTTGGTGTTAGTCTACATTTCTTATTATTCGGCGAAGACGATGCACAAGAGGCGTTTCAAAAGATTATGAAAGAAGACTTCTTTAAGGGGACGTTTGAAATTTCCATCAAAAAAGTAAAGGTCAGCACCAAATAA
- a CDS encoding CPBP family intramembrane glutamic endopeptidase: MVVISILILGIWSVEFLVFRFVVSKSLFAAQLARLLAGFIIFNFCYYFGFIHSDFLNFGDLSAMASPVYWLGIGETETWKTVSVGFLFSISLVTFLSLYIPNKKLLKRPKWSFQWFFIILFLALINAAIEEILYRLIPLSVGNLSPATLALCSGIAFGLPHYFGHPSKWLGIILAGFLGWFLAKSVLETQGIFLAFLFHWVQDILIIGILSMSKKTSIYRDITEDKKVFIKGILPTTITLIVLSAFTYFAI; the protein is encoded by the coding sequence ATGGTCGTCATTAGTATTTTAATTTTAGGTATTTGGTCGGTAGAGTTTTTGGTGTTTCGCTTTGTAGTGAGTAAATCTTTATTTGCCGCTCAGTTAGCCCGTCTTTTGGCCGGTTTTATTATATTTAATTTTTGTTATTACTTTGGTTTTATACATAGTGATTTCTTGAATTTTGGGGATCTTTCGGCCATGGCTTCCCCTGTTTATTGGCTTGGAATTGGCGAAACGGAAACTTGGAAAACTGTATCCGTTGGCTTTTTATTTTCCATAAGCCTTGTAACTTTTCTTTCCTTATACATTCCAAATAAGAAACTATTGAAAAGACCAAAATGGTCTTTTCAATGGTTTTTTATCATTCTGTTTCTTGCTCTAATTAATGCTGCTATTGAGGAAATTCTTTATAGGCTTATTCCGCTAAGTGTCGGGAACTTGTCCCCCGCAACTCTCGCCCTGTGTTCTGGGATTGCCTTTGGATTGCCGCATTATTTTGGCCACCCAAGTAAGTGGCTTGGCATTATTCTGGCTGGTTTTCTTGGTTGGTTTTTGGCTAAGAGTGTCCTTGAAACTCAGGGTATTTTCTTAGCCTTTTTGTTCCATTGGGTTCAGGATATTTTAATTATTGGTATTTTATCAATGTCTAAAAAAACCTCCATTTACCGAGATATTACCGAGGATAAAAAAGTTTTCATTAAAGGTATATTGCCCACAACCATAACCCTGATTGTCCTTTCGGCTTTTACTTATTTCGCAATATAG
- a CDS encoding MFS transporter, translating to MDEISTLTEATSNSEQQPIKMSFTAYQKFVVALLAFLQFTIVLDFMIMSPLGAIMMPALNMTTAQFGMVVSAYAFSAGISGLLAAGFADRYDRKKILLFFYVGFIIGTFCCAIAPNYIFLLLARMVTGLFGGVMGSIVLAITTDLFPMSQRGRVMGFIQTAFAASQILGIPVGLFLANLWGWHMPFMAIVVISIAAAAIIWWKLQPVDEHLKYKTDNNAFHHLWTTVKNTHYLMAFMVTALMSLGGFMLMPFGSAFSVHNLGISLEKLPMVYLITGIATIFIGPAVGRASDLYGKMKTFWFGAILTIIMVIIYTNLGITPLWLVVIVNVLMFSAIFSRIIPAQAMISGIPTPENRGAFMAVNASLQQISGGIASVIAGLIVVEGATGKIEHFDTLGYILSGTVIVSVYLMHKVYRRSESH from the coding sequence ATGGATGAAATTTCGACTCTGACCGAAGCGACATCAAACTCAGAACAACAACCCATTAAAATGTCTTTCACCGCCTACCAAAAATTCGTTGTGGCTCTATTGGCCTTTTTGCAATTCACGATTGTTTTGGATTTTATGATCATGTCCCCTTTGGGTGCGATCATGATGCCAGCGCTGAATATGACGACGGCGCAATTTGGAATGGTGGTTTCGGCCTATGCGTTCAGTGCGGGTATTTCTGGATTGTTAGCGGCGGGGTTTGCGGATCGCTATGATCGTAAAAAGATTCTTTTGTTTTTCTATGTGGGTTTTATCATTGGAACTTTCTGTTGTGCAATTGCGCCGAATTACATTTTTCTTTTACTAGCGCGTATGGTGACCGGCTTGTTTGGTGGAGTCATGGGCTCGATTGTTTTGGCAATCACCACGGATTTATTTCCGATGAGTCAGCGTGGACGGGTGATGGGCTTTATTCAAACGGCATTTGCGGCCAGTCAGATTCTAGGAATTCCTGTAGGGCTTTTTCTGGCGAATCTTTGGGGATGGCACATGCCGTTCATGGCGATTGTGGTCATCAGTATCGCAGCAGCTGCTATCATCTGGTGGAAGCTTCAACCGGTGGATGAGCACTTGAAATACAAAACAGATAACAATGCCTTTCATCATCTGTGGACCACAGTAAAAAACACGCATTATCTGATGGCGTTTATGGTGACGGCTTTGATGTCATTGGGTGGCTTTATGTTGATGCCATTCGGAAGCGCATTTTCGGTTCATAATTTGGGGATCTCTTTAGAAAAACTTCCGATGGTCTATTTGATCACGGGCATTGCGACAATTTTTATTGGCCCAGCCGTGGGGCGTGCCAGTGACTTGTACGGCAAAATGAAAACATTCTGGTTCGGCGCTATTTTAACCATCATCATGGTGATCATTTACACGAATTTAGGAATCACGCCGTTGTGGTTAGTGGTGATCGTGAATGTTCTGATGTTCAGTGCGATTTTCTCGCGCATCATTCCGGCACAGGCGATGATTTCGGGAATTCCAACTCCTGAAAATCGCGGAGCCTTTATGGCGGTGAATGCCTCACTTCAACAAATTTCCGGAGGTATCGCTTCGGTGATTGCGGGTCTGATCGTGGTCGAAGGCGCTACAGGTAAAATTGAACACTTCGATACTTTGGGTTATATTCTTTCTGGTACGGTGATCGTATCAGTTTATCTGATGCACAAAGTTTACAGAAGAAGTGAGTCTCACTAA
- a CDS encoding DUF3800 domain-containing protein — MNKANLKRMLHIDAEMHGLNNLDDEYIFFYDETNNTRKLYVTDDNTLNVPTVSNFVLGGIVCDEKSKPFDILELRQRLKLHKNIEEIKTKNIAKGNFEEAISSKKLNGFLKWLYEHKVYIHYSDTDPIYWSITDIIDSVLVENRDLFPDHFMLKAELNAVLVTHFDYTIYLLGKFNYPDIPPEVLPKFVEKILELVENHDYEGESTEEHFNHMMLKGVIQMAKKQEKMEFIQGQKGKSLIDGFAAFYINRIIRFEKSYHCFDVEPVLIEKIKNSPLIHKEVKDSFSFKDSKDEVGIQVSDVVVGILGKLFTFMRLNSVKDLELFYSSLSEVGKENLRLIGILTDISNTRCKAFLNRLGSIYDRQKELILLQH; from the coding sequence ATGAATAAAGCCAATTTGAAAAGAATGCTTCACATAGATGCTGAAATGCATGGACTGAATAACTTAGATGATGAGTATATATTTTTTTATGACGAAACAAATAATACAAGAAAGTTATACGTTACAGACGATAATACTTTAAATGTGCCGACAGTATCGAATTTCGTATTGGGTGGGATTGTTTGTGACGAAAAAAGTAAACCATTCGATATACTCGAACTAAGACAAAGACTAAAGTTACATAAAAACATTGAAGAGATTAAAACTAAAAATATCGCAAAAGGTAATTTTGAAGAAGCAATTTCTTCAAAAAAATTAAACGGATTTTTAAAGTGGCTTTATGAACATAAAGTCTATATTCATTATTCTGATACAGACCCAATTTATTGGTCTATAACAGATATAATTGATTCGGTTTTAGTTGAAAATCGAGATCTTTTTCCAGATCATTTTATGTTAAAGGCTGAGCTAAATGCTGTATTGGTAACTCATTTTGATTATACGATTTATTTGCTAGGTAAATTTAACTATCCGGATATTCCTCCGGAGGTGTTGCCCAAGTTCGTTGAGAAAATTTTAGAATTAGTCGAAAATCACGATTATGAAGGTGAGTCGACTGAGGAACACTTTAATCATATGATGCTTAAAGGTGTAATTCAGATGGCTAAAAAACAGGAAAAAATGGAGTTTATTCAAGGTCAAAAAGGTAAAAGTCTAATTGATGGGTTCGCAGCATTTTATATAAATAGAATAATTCGGTTTGAAAAATCATATCATTGTTTTGATGTTGAACCAGTTCTTATAGAAAAGATTAAAAATTCTCCACTTATTCATAAAGAAGTTAAAGATAGTTTTTCATTCAAGGATTCTAAAGACGAAGTGGGTATTCAAGTTTCTGATGTTGTTGTCGGTATATTGGGTAAGCTGTTTACTTTTATGAGGCTTAACAGTGTTAAAGATTTGGAATTATTTTATTCATCTTTGAGTGAAGTGGGTAAGGAAAACCTTCGGTTGATAGGTATTCTCACAGATATTTCAAATACAAGATGTAAGGCTTTTCTAAATCGTCTTGGAAGTATCTATGATAGACAGAAAGAGCTTATTTTACTCCAGCATTAA
- a CDS encoding tyrosine-type recombinase/integrase: MDENQNKKTEKKEKYLSPHDKVRKVEECIYRMVNSNRFMVVVQKRINGKVRTKKKRQVKLIQEARQLRKKFTYELEQEDMKHRDGQLKWEAAYGRYIKHIEQKIEDSKNSYKPLGQGSLETAKAAYKYTRHWEKLFLSQISIHHIETMIRSREFSILSYGMKKHYMRHIRTAFKYILGPAASIYLNPAHGIYLPQDRDDQPYQVRWIRPEDMNKVIDLLHGPNMEPLSKWAAVFYIAYYTGMRSGELYSLKWENVHLEEPKNSYIVVKSTFNWRNETITTTKTGKERQIDITAIRKYVLAHKLRSPEKEFVFPRDSEWQGGKAARALQSVLKEVGYIPEKNHKGEEAWPIFHSLRSSYVMNLLTAPIPVSYLVVQTLTGHKDYKSLKHYIAHLKSKDTAGVSYNLKPYTKKQKSG; the protein is encoded by the coding sequence ATGGACGAAAATCAAAACAAAAAAACAGAGAAAAAAGAAAAATACTTAAGCCCTCACGACAAAGTTAGGAAAGTTGAGGAATGTATTTACAGAATGGTCAATAGTAACCGTTTTATGGTTGTAGTTCAAAAACGGATTAACGGAAAAGTTAGAACAAAAAAAAAGAGACAGGTAAAACTCATTCAAGAAGCCCGACAGTTAAGAAAAAAATTTACCTACGAATTAGAACAAGAGGATATGAAGCACAGAGACGGCCAATTAAAATGGGAAGCCGCCTACGGTAGATACATAAAGCACATAGAACAAAAAATTGAGGACAGTAAAAACAGTTACAAGCCATTAGGACAAGGTTCATTAGAGACGGCCAAGGCGGCCTACAAATATACAAGACATTGGGAAAAATTATTTCTTTCTCAAATATCTATTCACCACATTGAGACAATGATTAGAAGCCGTGAGTTTAGTATTCTTTCCTACGGAATGAAGAAGCACTATATGAGACACATACGGACGGCCTTTAAATATATTTTAGGCCCCGCCGCCAGTATTTACCTTAACCCCGCCCACGGAATTTATTTACCACAGGATAGGGACGACCAGCCTTATCAAGTGAGGTGGATACGGCCCGAAGATATGAATAAGGTCATAGACCTACTACACGGCCCGAATATGGAGCCACTTTCAAAATGGGCCGCCGTTTTTTATATCGCCTACTACACGGGAATGAGGAGCGGGGAACTCTACTCATTAAAGTGGGAGAATGTTCATTTAGAGGAGCCAAAGAACAGTTACATAGTGGTTAAATCTACTTTTAATTGGAGAAACGAAACAATCACTACGACCAAAACGGGCAAAGAGAGGCAGATAGATATAACCGCAATTAGGAAATATGTTTTAGCCCACAAGTTGAGAAGCCCAGAAAAAGAATTTGTATTTCCCCGTGATAGTGAATGGCAAGGTGGTAAAGCGGCCAGAGCCTTACAATCGGTTTTAAAAGAAGTGGGATATATCCCCGAAAAAAATCATAAGGGTGAGGAGGCTTGGCCCATATTCCACTCATTAAGAAGTTCCTATGTAATGAATTTATTAACGGCCCCTATTCCAGTTTCTTATTTAGTAGTCCAGACCCTTACAGGCCATAAGGACTACAAAAGTCTTAAACACTACATAGCCCACCTTAAAAGCAAGGACACGGCGGGGGTTTCTTACAACTTAAAGCCCTACACGAAAAAACAAAAAAGCGGATAG
- a CDS encoding HNH endonuclease, translating to MGKNRIENLYTLSNSEKELLKLPESKKKDSWDTHTFQDLKKNLKSHLYVEQENLCVYCKQELSKETRLTHIEHVIARDNNEKFCFALKNLALSCRDCNSAKSAKYVYHNERTEKSLSRYPHRSVRFLIPHPHYDNFDEHVSFFLDFYPIEVNQSSKGIKLIEICNLRRFGLMANKITAEFKNSAGGMEEKIYKLSAKSPEEALAGIDEIIAELL from the coding sequence ATGGGCAAAAACAGAATTGAAAATTTATATACACTAAGCAATTCTGAAAAAGAATTATTGAAATTGCCTGAATCGAAAAAAAAAGATTCCTGGGATACCCATACCTTCCAAGATTTAAAAAAAAACTTAAAAAGCCATTTGTATGTAGAGCAAGAGAATCTCTGTGTTTATTGTAAGCAGGAGTTGTCTAAAGAGACCCGGCTTACGCACATAGAGCATGTTATTGCTCGCGACAACAATGAAAAATTCTGTTTTGCTTTAAAAAACTTAGCACTTTCGTGCCGAGATTGTAACTCAGCCAAAAGTGCTAAGTATGTGTACCACAATGAAAGGACCGAAAAATCTTTATCAAGATACCCGCACCGATCCGTAAGATTTCTCATTCCTCACCCTCACTATGATAATTTTGATGAGCATGTGAGTTTTTTTTTAGATTTTTATCCGATTGAAGTAAATCAAAGTAGCAAAGGGATAAAATTAATAGAAATATGCAATTTGCGCAGATTCGGGTTGATGGCTAATAAAATTACTGCTGAATTCAAAAACTCTGCAGGTGGAATGGAAGAAAAAATATATAAATTATCTGCGAAGTCTCCAGAAGAAGCGCTGGCAGGAATTGATGAAATTATCGCTGAGTTGCTTTGA
- a CDS encoding SpoIIE family protein phosphatase — protein MSQIGKAIRKFRLESNMSQMDIAKRLGISQAHVSRLEKGNFEVPPHLFVKIQRLLRLPIESHKFSLAIASESNWRISYFSYPEKSSGDKVRVNTKASQDKVWLLHCDAVGSDNFAIKDANYLEVSFDTVINSIPHIGLSPEAVYMAVNKTIRSSVELWRGEPSGNIVSLTKGSDRLDFINAGMPTPLCYDGKKTSVIKVQSGNKPIPPIGQAANKESFTSKSICMKKEDVMFFFSDGFEELYKQISRVPLEILIETFCKIQKGDVEGIGSKILKTIEEQLAHKRIEDDFSFALVSLI, from the coding sequence ATGAGTCAAATAGGCAAGGCGATACGTAAATTCAGATTAGAGAGTAATATGTCCCAAATGGACATAGCTAAAAGACTGGGCATTTCTCAAGCTCATGTTTCTCGGCTGGAGAAGGGTAACTTTGAAGTCCCGCCTCATCTTTTTGTTAAAATTCAAAGACTCTTAAGGTTGCCAATAGAGTCTCATAAGTTTTCATTAGCAATTGCGAGTGAAAGCAATTGGAGGATTTCTTATTTTTCGTATCCTGAAAAATCTAGTGGAGACAAAGTAAGAGTTAACACAAAAGCAAGCCAAGATAAGGTGTGGCTATTGCACTGTGATGCTGTAGGTTCAGATAATTTTGCAATTAAAGATGCTAATTATTTAGAGGTAAGCTTTGATACAGTTATCAACTCTATTCCTCATATTGGTTTGTCTCCAGAAGCAGTTTATATGGCTGTTAACAAAACTATTAGAAGCTCAGTAGAGCTGTGGAGAGGTGAGCCAAGCGGAAACATAGTTTCTTTAACTAAAGGATCAGATCGGCTGGATTTTATAAATGCTGGTATGCCAACGCCGCTTTGTTATGATGGCAAAAAAACGAGTGTAATTAAAGTTCAATCAGGCAATAAGCCGATACCACCGATAGGACAAGCTGCGAATAAAGAGAGTTTTACTTCTAAGTCAATTTGCATGAAGAAGGAAGACGTAATGTTTTTTTTCTCTGATGGGTTTGAAGAATTGTACAAACAAATTTCAAGAGTGCCATTGGAAATTTTGATTGAAACTTTTTGCAAAATTCAAAAAGGTGATGTTGAGGGTATTGGTTCAAAAATTTTAAAAACCATAGAAGAGCAATTGGCGCACAAAAGAATTGAAGATGACTTTTCTTTCGCGCTAGTTTCACTAATTTAA
- a CDS encoding tyrosine-type recombinase/integrase, with protein sequence MSIKFDETTKTYSVSYAKRHPITRQPLQLKRTRIKTKIEAQRVYTELVIKVNEKIKQKIMPTWAKHLENYLVRLKTSDLMNTTIHSREKVLRCHTLELWGNSFVDEITTDDVLRLVREGLGKSAESHKKYILNCIRSVFQSAYDQGLILRNPTPQLKFKVNDKIKSVLSEEQIVVLLRKAQEVKWDWYPHYAMALFTGMRNGELYALTWDKVNLELRQIKVDCSWNNKNGFKSTKSGDDRIVEIPLPLMPLLQELKLQSADSLFVLPRLQKWDKGEQARELRMFLVSIGLPRIRFHDLRASWATMLLAKGVPPSQVMAMGGWKDMDTMMIYMRKAGIDIKGATKVLDGLETHGVEMGKLVEFKAN encoded by the coding sequence ATGAGCATTAAATTTGATGAGACCACAAAGACCTATTCTGTTTCCTATGCGAAAAGGCATCCGATCACACGGCAGCCGTTACAGCTTAAACGAACTCGCATAAAGACAAAGATTGAAGCTCAGCGCGTTTATACAGAGTTAGTGATCAAAGTTAACGAGAAGATCAAACAGAAGATAATGCCCACTTGGGCAAAGCATCTGGAAAACTACTTAGTCCGACTGAAGACATCCGACTTAATGAACACCACGATTCACTCCCGAGAAAAGGTCTTAAGGTGTCATACACTTGAACTTTGGGGCAATAGTTTCGTAGACGAAATCACAACGGACGATGTGCTACGCCTAGTCCGTGAAGGTTTAGGTAAAAGCGCTGAATCTCATAAAAAGTATATCTTGAACTGCATACGTTCAGTTTTTCAGAGTGCATACGATCAAGGGTTGATTCTTAGGAATCCCACCCCACAACTTAAGTTCAAAGTGAACGACAAGATTAAGTCTGTCCTCAGTGAAGAGCAAATCGTTGTGCTACTTAGAAAAGCCCAAGAAGTAAAGTGGGATTGGTACCCGCATTATGCAATGGCCCTATTTACGGGTATGCGAAACGGCGAACTCTATGCGCTCACTTGGGACAAGGTGAATCTTGAGCTACGACAAATCAAAGTGGACTGCTCTTGGAATAACAAAAATGGCTTTAAATCGACAAAGTCAGGTGACGACCGCATAGTAGAAATACCTTTGCCACTTATGCCCCTACTTCAAGAGCTAAAGCTGCAATCAGCGGATAGTCTTTTTGTGCTTCCCCGTCTGCAAAAGTGGGACAAAGGGGAACAAGCCCGAGAACTACGAATGTTTTTAGTATCTATTGGCTTACCACGGATTAGGTTTCACGATCTAAGAGCAAGCTGGGCCACTATGCTGCTAGCAAAAGGTGTTCCCCCAAGTCAGGTTATGGCAATGGGGGGCTGGAAGGACATGGACACCATGATGATCTATATGCGTAAAGCAGGAATCGACATCAAGGGGGCCACTAAGGTTTTAGATGGACTCGAAACACATGGTGTAGAAATGGGCAAATTGGTTGAATTTAAAGCTAATTAA
- a CDS encoding helix-turn-helix domain-containing protein — MKPKQVPYIFIPYPAFLAECDELTPQEKAVLLFLMSSTYRNWNPSYRELAAKLSLGNSTIKRAITKLQLLGFITASVSIHGETYKNKVNQYRVNLKNPAEWCPTLDLKTSIERCYELNGSPVPVFSYVYLDNKTLAEDFERALSTGEIRRTRAVPVSMVDKILSSTLPIELRLEFEEKKFRAVNIWRACRDFIEWLEIKKDYISGEQVERLKDIFISENLDGERRTVLRETLLNKTAAEFLAVVETEREKSQAERDKKLSPS; from the coding sequence ATGAAACCTAAACAAGTGCCATATATTTTTATTCCGTATCCCGCTTTTCTGGCCGAGTGTGACGAACTCACTCCACAAGAAAAGGCGGTTTTATTATTTTTAATGTCCTCAACTTATAGAAACTGGAACCCGTCTTATAGAGAATTGGCCGCTAAACTCTCATTAGGAAACTCAACGATTAAGCGGGCGATTACTAAACTCCAATTATTAGGATTTATAACGGCCTCTGTGTCTATCCACGGGGAAACCTATAAGAATAAAGTAAATCAATACCGAGTTAATTTAAAAAATCCAGCCGAGTGGTGTCCTACTCTGGACTTAAAGACGAGTATAGAGCGGTGTTATGAGTTAAACGGTTCCCCCGTGCCTGTGTTTTCCTATGTGTATTTGGATAATAAAACATTGGCCGAGGATTTTGAGCGGGCCTTATCAACGGGGGAAATTAGGCGAACCCGTGCGGTTCCTGTGAGTATGGTGGATAAAATCTTATCCTCAACTTTACCAATAGAGTTAAGGCTTGAATTTGAGGAAAAGAAATTTAGGGCGGTCAATATCTGGCGGGCCTGTCGTGATTTTATTGAATGGCTTGAAATAAAAAAAGACTACATAAGCGGCGAGCAAGTAGAGCGGTTAAAAGATATTTTTATAAGTGAAAATCTGGACGGTGAGCGGCGAACGGTTCTACGGGAAACCCTACTTAATAAAACCGCCGCCGAGTTTTTAGCCGTGGTGGAAACTGAAAGGGAAAAATCACAAGCCGAACGGGATAAAAAATTATCCCCGTCCTAA